The genomic segment CTTGCtcaacacagggttgccacagacGTTCAACCTGTAAATGCAGTATCTGAAGTATAATAgaacaaggtatgcctgtacaGTAGGATGAAAGGGGTAAAAGTCGCTGGGTTTTAAAATTGAACAATTAAACCAAGATCAAAGTAGAAATGGCAGATagaggcaaaaattaaaaaatagccaTTTCCTAAATTTTGATTCCATAAACTTGGATCTGATCTTGCAACTTTCCACATAGCAAATGGAATTGATATACCCTTGATATCAAGTTAGATTTGACCTATGAccattcccctttcctccctcttctttccccaaAGTAGTGACAGTATATCTGACCCAGGCTGCTGTCCACTGGGCCCCAACACGATCTTGGTTCACTGGCACTGCACAGAGGAGCCAACCAACCTCTAGCACCAAGTAAATGGCAGTAGCTTATTACAGAATTAACAACTTTCTCTGCGGGTTTTGAAGTTTTGTGTTCTACTTCGTTGGAATACGCAAACTCAAAGTACATAACAGAAGAACTTCACCTACACAGTTTTAGCCTAAGGAGAATGGAGCCCACCGAGCCCAACTGTCAGGGCAGCATCAACGACCAGCACTGGTTTGAATCAAATGCCTGATCATCAGTGCACATAATAACAATAACTGAGAGGGATCCACTCACTGGAGAGTATTCTAGATTGGCATTATGATTGGCTAAGTGGTTTAGTATGTCTGCAGCAGGCACCATCAAAGGGGAGTTTGGCTCCTtttcatcctcctcttcctccagtgGTTCCTGAAAGCTGCCACAGAGAGAACTTTGCTAAAGCCCAGGGTAGGGTGAGAGACTGGGGTGTGGTTCACTGTTCTTTCCCCTCTCATCCCTCAACTGAGATCTAAAGAAAGGAGTCCTTCAAGGTTCGGCTCACTGACCTGTACGCCATCACAAGAGCCACGAGCTGGTGGTAGAGTTCCAGGGAGCGAACCCTGGGGCTGAAAAGATCCGGGTGGGCTTCCATGAACGGCAATACGATGGAATAGTATTCGCTGCGGATGTTGGCCAAGTCCTTCTCCACCGCCTCGGGTACGCCCGTGCCCTGCAGCAATCGCCGACGCTCCTCCTCAGGCCTGCGGTGACACCCCAGCCAGGCTCCCTTCACACACCCTACCGGGACTAGCGCTCGTGGCCCGGTCCCCGGGCCAGGGCGGAGCGAGCCGCGAGGCTACGGGGCCggtgctccccgcccccaccaaggCTCTCACCAGAACATCGGGTGCTCCAAGCGGCCTAGCTCCGGCCACATCGCAAAGTAAGGGCTCCAGGGCGAGGCCGGGGCCTGCAGCTCGTGCAGCAGCGCCAGCAGCAGCGGCACCCAGCCCGACTGGCTCTGCAGCGCGCCTCGctctgagagagacacagaggtgaGAGCACCGGCGCGGCCCCGCGGCACGCCTCCCCGTCGCACCCCGCCAGCGCACCCACCTTGCTCCAGCAGGCCGCCGATGGAGCAGGTGTGCTGCGACAGGAGCGCGGCCCGCGGCACGGCAAACAGCAGCTCCCCGGGCTGCACGCTCTCCCGGGCCACCATGCCGTAGCCGGCCACCGTGCCCTGCCGGCTCACCGCCACCTGAGCAGGGGGAGCGGTGGGTCAGGGCTGGACTGCGCCCCAGCCGCGTCCGCCCGCACCCCCGCCTCCTCACCTTGGGACTCAGCTCCAGCCCCACCCGCCGGCACCAGCTCAGGAAGCCGGCCACAGGGTCCGGGTCCGGGTCCGCGTCGCCTCCCACAGGCCCCGCCACCTGAAACGAGCCAGCGCGGTGGAGACGGTCCGCCCAGGAGAACGCGCGGGAAGCGGGAAGGCATCGCAGCGTGCGCGCGGAGAGAAGTTAgctctgggtgggggaggggacgaggAGGGCGGCCAGGGACGTGCGCTAGGGAGCCGCAGGGACGCGCGGGACCGCACTGCGGGCGGGGTAGGGGCGAGCCGCAAGGGAGACGGGCAGGCCCCGCTCCGGCCCCCCGCAACTTACCCGCCGGCGCTTTGCCCTGGTCGCCATGGCGGAGGGCGCGCGACCCAGCCGCTCAGAAGCTTCGCGCTAGCGCTTCCGGCGTCCGGGAAAAGGCCTCTCGGGGGCGGGGCCACAGGCCCCGCCCCGGCGCCACGTGACGCTCGCCTCCTGATCCACGCGGAGGACGAGTGGGGATTTGCACCTGGTCAAATCATTCTTCCTGAGCACATCCTGTGGAGCCCGAGTGTCCCCAGTTGGGTTTAAGTCGGGTCCGTTAAGGCGTGTCTCTGTGGAGCCTCGAGCCTGGTTCTGAGCCAGCCACAACTCTCCCCTTCGGTCTCTATGAGCTGAGACATTTCGGAATGGAAGTCCGGGTAAAGAACAAAACTCCCTTTTTCCCGGTACCAACCAAGGCTGTCAGCGCACCCAGGTGGGCGACCAGCCTGCCTTCCTGATCTCGAGTCTCCGTTAGCTACGGTCATCTAACCGTTTTACACGGAGCAGGTTGTCAATGTGCGTGCGTGCGTTTCGGAGTGTGGTGGGTCAGGTTGTGTGTGTTTccgaggggcagggggagggttcCCAGAAGTAGAATAACCCGCCTCTGCCCGCACTCGCCAGTATATCCGTTTGTCATCATTTGCATAGCACatggtgggttttatttttatttagatgcTTCTTTATTAGTTGACACATAGCAGGTATgcaattatgtatttattgagtaaatgagtgaatgagtccGAAATGGTGGTTAAAACCTGGGAAAGTAGCATGCTGTTAAGTAAATGAAGCATTGAATAGAGAGTGTTTTGAAGCCAAACAATGCCAAAGTCAGTTCTCAGCTTTACAATATTATTAGGGTAAATTCCTTCTCCTGAGGCTCcgtttcctcagctgtgaaactAATATCTACCCTATGGAATTAATGTAAGAATTGACAAGATAATGTGATCAGAACAGGAAATAGGTGGGGCACATGGCTGGATCAAAGTCGGTAGAGCAGACGACTCTGAATCTTGGGATCTGAtttcagggtcctgagttcaagccccagggtgggggtagagttaaaaaagaaaaaagaaccagaaatagAAACATGGATGGACACTCCTACATATGCAACCCCATCTAAACCTCAAGAAGCACCAGCCTCAATGCTGCCTTCTCACGAGCTTCCTATGATGGGCCTGGTGTCACCACACTCAAAAAATTCTTCTTAGTTTATTAGTTTTCCAGACACTTAACTCTTAATACTTTGACaagggtttttatttgttttacattttgtcGTCTCAAAGTTTCATGACATCAGCCACCAGAATACACAAAATTAGGTTCTTCGCTTTATATAGACACGAAAATAATAAATTCCATTAAAAGTTCACTTTGACCAAAGAGACAACCTCCGATGGAAAACCACACGCAGGAAGAcccaatatacatatatatatatatataatgtatagatatttatagatatcttatctgaaagaagacagaaaaaaaaatccaagatttGCAGCGCTATCTACAGTTAAGAGGGATTAATTCTACCAGCTTTTCAAACAGTCACATTTGATATTCAAAGGAAGCACGTGAGTGAATAGAACTGGGGACAGACTAACACTCCACCAGGCTCTAGAGCAGTCTAGTAATGGCTTAAGATTCTAGAAGGGGGTGATATGTGCAGAAATGTGGATGCAGGTGTCCTCTCAGCCTCAGAGCACCCCACATGCAACTGTCCCCTCCATAGCACTGCCTTTATCATTGCTCTTTTACTTGTTTTAGAGTTTGTGGCAATTGATTTAGGCTCCAAGACAAGTGGCTCCTGTTTCTGGGCCAGGAGATTCTCCCTGATGGTGCAGGTGGGTTGGATGTCTGTGGCTCAGTCCTGGGCTTCAGGTGAAAGGAGGGGACTGGGGTACATGGAGAGCCTTTCTCCTCTGCCTGGACCTTGTTCTCTTTTGGaacctccacctcccaccccaggacCCAGCAAGCCCCAGCCCAAGCCACTCCAACAGTCCTGAGATGGTGATGTGGTCCTGCAGAAGTCTCACTACCTTAGACCATTTCTTTCCAGATAAAATCTCTTCTTGCTTAGTGATGCCCACATAAAATGTTGGCATAGCTTGACCAGAACTCTCCCTAACAACACCATGTTTCTGGTGGCCTTGGACACACTGCTGCTGATTGGGTTGTCCTCCATGGAACGTGGGAACAAAAGAGGGGGTCTGCTGGGAATCTCAGCCACCACTGTCTCTAGTCACATACTGGCTCCTGAAGGCAGACACCGTGAAGTTCTCAGGGGTGCATCCGACCTTCATGGGCTACCCCAGCATTTAAGTTCAGCCCCCAAGTCAGGCCCCTATGGAGATACAGGATCAGGTGActttctacctcagggccttggcTCAGACATGGGACAGGGCCACGAGGTGGTGGAGTGTGTGGGCTGGGACAGTCTGTGGGGTTCCTGCCTGTAAGGTCCTCTGTGTTTGGTCTTCCTGGAGCAGAGAAACCCTGTTCAgcccctgcctgcctgtctgcctgGCCCTACATCACCAGGCTAGCCCAGAGAGCACCAGGAAAACTGCTGCCTGGTCAGAGCGCCCCCTTGTGGCTATGGTTCAGATGATTGTCACAtgtgcaaaagacagaaacagatgtgcttggtgggggagatggggagaaaggggccTGCAGAGCTCCAGGGCCCCTACCTCCTAGTGCTCCCCTGTGGTGTCTCCTGTCACCCCGGTGCCTGAGCTGGACCCCATGCTCCTGCTGTACCAGCACACCACCTCAAAACCCCATCCCATCTTCAAACCTGCCCTGCCCATGGGGGTCATCCCATGCTTTCTTCAGTCCAGGATATTACCCTGGATCCTGCCCAGAGAAGGACTTGAACTCTTTCCTTAGCAGATCCCCTTCCTCCCTGAGCCCCGCCCAGACCGTGGGGAGTTGGAAGAGGGGCCTAAGTCAGCCAAGTTAACAAGGtgagtgaggtgggggtggggaggagcgaGCCTCTCAAACCATCTGGAGACCGTTCTGCTGCAGCATCTAGGATGAATCCCCTCACGTTTTTAACAAAAGAGAAGTGAACCCATTTCCTCCCCCGgccttcacaaaaataaactaaagggAAAATGAGCCGGCGCGAGGATGCCAGTGGGACGTCGATGCGGGCGGGGGCAGGTGGGCATCTCTGCCAGGCTAGGGGCTTCAACAGGACACCTCCATGGTGTGATTGACCTGGCCCAGCCCCTCGCTGCTCTCCGAGTGGGTGCAGGCCTGCGGGCGGCTGCCATCCACCGAACCGGCACTGGTGAGCGACGCGGTACGAGAGCGGGCGAGGCGGGTCATGCTGGCCGAGGGCACTGTGGGCAGAGATGGGAACGGGCATGAGGACTGGCAGGCGGGTCTGGGCGCCAGCAGGCAGGAGAAGGGTTGACACAAGCAAAGCGGCAAGACCCGTTTTTCCAATGGCACAGAGGCCCCTCCCAAGCCAGGGCTCTGGCACCTACTCCATCAAGCCGGAGGCATGCAGCACCAGTGAGTGAATGAGCCAAAGAGGGGGGGACCGGGCACCCCGCAGAGGCCAGCGGGACCCAGCTCACAACAGCTGGCCAGAGCTATGGCCAGAATGGGGTCACTGCCCGGGTACCCCTGAGCTGCTACAGGGACGGGACAGAATTCCAGCGATGCCCCCCCTCAAGAGGATGATGGGACAGGGGAGTGGGACTACTTCCGTGAAGAAGGACTAGGTGTGGTGGCCACAAACTGCCCTAAATCTAATTTCTGTCCTTATTTGGAGTTTCACGAGCAAGACGCTCAGGGGCAAACTCCACCTCCCTGAACTCAGCTGGCCATTGGTCCAGCTGGGGCATGGTCAGACACCCTTGCACCCAGGGCCAGACCTAGGCTTTACCTCTGAGAGGATCTGGTTCCAAATGCCTGAGCTCTGAAAGCCATGTGGCCCATGGCCACCCAGAAGCCAGACCGCTCTGAACCCCAGCCAATCTAGAGCCCTGACATGGGACGCAGCCCACTAGGTCCAGGATCTGTGAAAAAGCATGACTCTTTTGGGCTTTAGGAGGCGAGCGGGACACAAGAAAGTTCCAAACCACAGCAAGATGAGGCCCGGCCGCAGCGCTGCACAGAGGAAAGAGCAGGGGGTCCTGGGGTGGGGATCCATGCATCAGGGGAGGGGCCACAGGGCTACCTGCTCCTCCACTCAGCCTTCGGTCCTTCAAGTATGCAActaagagagaagacagagccagaggggtggggcagggtggggggagacacagaacacggGTGAAGAGCGTGATCCGGCGAGGCCAGGGTGTTGCGAGGGTCAGGAGAGAAGACAACAGGACAGGAACAGAGcgggctggggcagggccagagCTTTAGGAagccccctcctgcccacccacTGAAGCAGCAGCCCTGGAGGGAGCCCTGATCCCACGGTGGAGGCACTCATCTTGCTTCTCCAGCCTGGGCTGTGACCCTGAGGGGCTCTTGGTGACAGGGCTAGTGCCAGCACCCTCACCCTTCTTCCGGGCCCCAGTTCCCCCATGTACAGAATGGGGGAGGCCTGCACAACCTCCTAAATCCTGCCCAGCTCTCAGGCTGCCTGGTGGCATTTTGCCTGGGGTCCTAAGAACATGTCCCAGCCCAATAAGCTTTGCTGGTCTGCCCATCCCACAGATGCTCACGGGGCAGGCCCTGGGCTCAGGCCCAGCCACAGAGCTCCTGCTGTGGTTCGCTGTTGGCTTTGGCCTCTCTTTGCCCTACATCCCCACAAGAGGCTTGCAGGCTTCTGGGGGGCCAGAGGGATTTCCACTCCTGGCTGGGCCCCCAGTTTTCCCCCACGGGCCTGTCCTTCTAAGGAGGCACAAGCTCCAGAGGGTAAAGTCCAGGGGGGAAACAAATTCAGGGAGAAGAGTTTGGCTTCCAGCAGGAGAGCCAGGTAtatgggggaaaggggaggaatcAAGGAGATAAAaagggtgtgtgcatgtgcatgtgtgtatgtgatttAGAGGTGCCCGTGAGCAGTCTGGGGATATCATCCCTGCACAAGGGGCAGTTtggagaggggtggagagtggGCATAGCCACCCCTTGGCCCCTACTCCCTTGGGGTCTTCATATACGCAACCCCCAGGTTTGGCTGCCTTGTCTCTCCTAAAACCCAGGTGGCCTCACTTGCCTTCCTCATGCCCTAGATTCCAAGACCACTCTAATGTCCCTTGCACCATCCCACCACGTGTGACAAAAGCCCTTCTCAGGTGCCATAGGCCTGGCGGGGAGCTGGTGGTATATATGACTCACCTGTAGGCAGGCTTTCTGGGCAGGACTCAGCCCTGGGCTCTTGTCCCCCAGGGCTGGAGGAAGAGCCTTACCGCTCCAATGCTGCCAGGAGAGCACTGTCCCAAAGCCCCTCCAAGAGCAGAGGAGAGCCAGACACAGCCTAGGATCATCTACTTACAACGCAGGTGGAGACGCCCTAGAGGGTCCCCCGTCATGTGGGGAGCATGTGGGGAGTGGCACAGCATGTGGGCCCTGAGAACACAGAGCTCATATGCCCACAGGCTTAGTGCCACCTGCCACCGTGTGCCAAACCCACTTTGCTGCCTGCCCACCGGTCTCtagggcgggggcagggggaggtatACTTACTGTAGCCCATGCCTTGCAGGAAATATTTGAAAGCCTCAGTCAGCTTCCCTGGCTGCAGGACAGAGAGACAGTACATGCTTTGACTGGCTGCCTGGGATTAGGGGAAAAGGAGGCTTCCCCCACTTGGGCCAGATAAGGGAAGGAGGGCCAAGAGTCTCACCTGTGTGACTTGGGGGAGCCCCCCGGAATCTGCCATctgcagggaagagaagggggtgAGCTGAGCGGGGGCCACCCCACACCCTGCCCAAGCCTCGTATACCTAAACAGGCTGCGCTGGCCCGACACGCTGTCCTGCTCCCGCCCTGGATGGGACCCCAGGCAGGCCCCTCCCTGAGGCTGGGCCCTTGGCTGCGGAGCTGGCCTATGGCTGGGGAAGAAGGCCTCACCTTCAGGAAGGTCGTGGTGGTTGGATCCAGTTTGGAGTTGCACTCCACCTAGGGACAAGGTCAGCAGAGTAAGGCAGCCCCAGCCCCCGGGGTATCAGGGGAGCCCCTGCCTCAGTTGCTAAGGCAGGTTCTATTCCCAGAGCTGAGAGGCTCTACTCGTGAGAAGGGTGTGCAGGGGGCAGACACGGGCTGGCACCGGGGCCCTGGCTGAGGCCCTTCTGAAAGTCAGGCCCCTGCAGATCAGGAAGCAGCGCCCCAAGGGACCTGAGATCCTTGGACTCCACTCATAACTGCTGGCCGGACGATGTCCTCATGGGGAGCCAGGGCCACCTTGGTGGCAGTGGCGGGCAAAGTGCCAGGGACCGCGGGTTCAGGCGGTGAGGTAAGGGAGGGTCAAGGCTCAGCAGGAGACTGAGGCCCCTGCCCGAGTCCCCATGGCCACCGCAGCACACACCGCATTCCTCCAGGCCCTCAAGCACAGGGAGGGTATGCTAGTTTCTGTCACACGGGGGGCTACCCTGGTACTCCTCACCCCAGGGACGGGGTGGCCATCAGGTGGTctggccccagctccctcccatcTCCACGCCTCCCTCACTCGAAGGGTGGGATTGTGCCAGGTGGTGATGCATCATGGCAAGAcggtgggaggtggggtgagaAATCCAGCATCCAGTGCCTGGCCCTGCCAGCCAGAGGCCAGTGATCTCCGTACtcccgcctcccacccccagtcAGGACGCTGTCCCTCACTCACCACACCGTCCTCAGCAGGCGCGTTATCTCCGACCACCAGCATCACGGGGCAGCTGCAGACACAGAGGACAAGGGCTGTCTGGCCTGGGCGTGGTGGGCAGGGACAGGCTGGGAGGTGAGGGGCACTCACCGGAGTGTCTTGGCATTGGGTACTGTTCCAGGCCGGTTAATGTCCAGGTCTCTGCGGCTGcaaggagaggcagaggtgggcaTCTCAGAACAGGATCTGAGGCGGTTGTGTGCCCCAGGACTGCCCCTGTTGTATTCCAGCCTTACCTCATCCTCCCACAATGGCAATTACGGCCCAGCATCCCGAGCTGGTCCCAGAGTTGGGGTTTACGGTTATTGAGTTGTCTCAACTATGGAAAAGGCTCTAAGAGATCCCAGTTAGGGGTAAACAGGGAGGCAGGGACCTGCTCTGCACAAACAGGGGTCTTCAGGCCATGCCTCATACGGAACTTCTTCTCAGACCCTGCAATTCATGCCAGGTGGGCCCTGAAATTTGGCTCTCCCTCCCCCTTGAAGCACTCTGACATGCACCACCACCTGTGCGTGGGATTCCTGGGTCGTAGAGGAAGGCAGGGCCTAGCCTCTCATTCTCCACTGTTCCTCCAGCACCATGCACAtggcaggtgcttaataaatatttgtacgagaaaaagaaaggagggaaggccAGTGGGCTCTAAGGAGCACAGCTTGAAAACCATGGAGTTCAtccaaccccccctcccctcctacAGATGTCAGCCCTGAAGTTCAGGCTGGGGGCATCAGGGATGCTGCCCAGCTTCCCCCACTGCTCCTGGCCAGCCAGCAATGTCCCGGGGGAAAAGGCATGGAAGAGCCCAGAAACCAGAGCTGGAAGCCCTACCCTACCCTCTGTCCTTCGaggggtgtgaccttgggcaagaagTAACTCTTTTCTTCTTGGTACAAGTTGTTCATCTACAAGCTTGGGAGAGCACgtctcctgcctgcctccttccgtGACTGGTTGTACCGAGGGGACAGAGGGGGCACTCTGTGGCCTGGTACTGCGGAGCTGGGCCCCAGGCTGCCCGCACCTGTTGTACATGTTCCAGAAGAGCTGCAGGTTGGCCTGGTTCACCACGTTCCCGATCTGCTGCCGGTAGCTCTGCACCAGCTCTGTGTTGCTCACCAGCTCCTCCTGGGCCCACGGGATAGATGGGGGAGGTGCACGGAGGGGAGCGACAGACAGGGATGTGGTCTCAGACGGGCACAGGTGTCCCAGACAGAACCACCCTTGCCCCATTCccagcaagtgagggaggaggccTCCCACGTCTGTCTCAGGAGAGTAGAGTGAGACAGGTCAGATGCCTCATGACCCCAACCCAGATCCCCTCCTGGTAGAAGCCCCAGATGCCCCTGGGAGTAGACAGAACCAGGCCCTCCAGAGGCTCCCAAGGACCCCCAGTTCAGCCACCACTGCTGCTCCTGTGGGGGCCCCACCCCCTTACCTGGCTGAAGAGGTGGGATAGCACCGTGTCAGGTAAAGTGCTGGTCAGGCCGGAGAGCTGTGGGCCGGGGTGGAGGCCAGTGTGAGTGCcgcccctcaccaccaccacccccgtcTGCTAGGTGGACCATGCTCACCTTGGTGGCCGCCCAGTCGATCCAGCCTTTGCCGTTGGGGTCAATGTTCATCAGCACCAGCCCCTCCACCAGGTCGGGGAAGATAAGCTGCcatgagaggaagacagagcttGGGAGGCTGGCTAGTATGTAGGGAGCCCCAGCCTTCCCACCTGGCAAACGGGCTGTAAGATGCTGACTCTGCCTATCTCACAGGTGGTTGGGAGGGGCCGAGGAGGAGGACGTGCTCTGGAAGGGCTTGAGGAGCCGCAGACGCCTCCACTGGCTACAGATGGAaacctgcctgccccccaccccaccccttctggCTGCCTCTGCTCACCCTCTACCCCATTCGGCACCTTTCATTATTCTTTGATTGGTTTCGAGTCTATGCCTATGTCACTGTTTTCCACCCCTTTTAATAGGTCTTTGAATCTGTTTGATCTGTTGTAAAACTGAGGATTAAACATCCtcaataaaacattttgtttaggggcacctggctggctcagttggttaagcctctgactgtggctcgggtcatgatctcatggttcctgggtttgagcctcacatcaggctctgtgcagacagctgtctccctctctctctgcccctcccctactcgcgctgtctctcaaaaacaaaaaaataagacattaaaaaaattaaaaataaaaatcaaaaaataaaacactttgtttctttgctttcataGAAAAAGAAGCTCTAGTGAAGTAAGAAATTGACCTTTCCAAAGCCTGTTTTGTGTTTGATggtaaaagaaatcaaatgatcTGTTCAGGTGTTTGCCCACATTTAGGGGAAAATAGTCATATACATACGACTTTACTATCCTGTCAAGTTTATCTGGGGTGacagggaatatatatatatactataagtATAgttatatacactatatatggtaatatatatataactatatatatagtttcatatatactactatattactatatatatagttttatatatagttataacgatatagttatatatatatgtgtgtatatatatatatatatatatatatatatatatatgtatataactacTTGTTAGTAGTTAAGTGCTGAAATCCATACTGGAGTTGAAAATTCCTggtcttttcttttgaaaaaagaaacactttgaatcctgaaaattaagtttttgtttttagagatcAAAAGCTTGTGGGCTCCTACCCAACACAATGTTTCTGAAATGCAACTTCCTTTAAACCTTCCAAACTTAACGTAAGTGTAATTTTTGGTTAAGAAAGGACTTGTGTttcaggcagcaacctctttgaccttggccatagcaaatTTTTACTAGACACGTTCCCAgaggtgagggaaacaaaagcaaaaatgaactactgagacttcatcatgataaaaagcttctgcacggagaaggaaacaattaacaaaactaaaaggcagcctacagaaatgacatctctgataaagggttagtatccaaaatctataaagaacttgtcaaactcaacacccccaaaaataaataatccagttaagaaatgggcagaagacatgaacagacatttttccaaagaagacatccagatgctaacagacacatgaaaagatgctcaacatcactcataatcatggaaataaaaatcaaaaccacgatgagataccacctcacacctgttataatggctaaaattaacaacacaggaaacaacaaatgttggcaaggatgtggagaaaggggaaccctcttacactgctagtgggaatgcaaactgttacagccactctggaaaacagtatggaggttcctcagagagttaaaaatagaactaccctaggatccagcaattgcactactaggtatttacccaaaagatgcaaaaacacagattcaaaggggcacatgcacaccaatatttatagtagcactatccaCAGTAGTCAAgctatggaaaaagcccaaatgtccatcgactggacatggataaagaagatgtggtatacatatacaatggaatattactcagccatcaaaaagaaagaaatcttgccatgcaatgacatggatggaactagaatgtattaagctaagtgaaataagtcagtcagagaaagacaaatagcatgatttcactcatatgtggaatttaagacacaaaacagatgaacatagaggaaggaaaaaaggagggaaggaaaccataagaggcttaatgatagagaacaaacaggttgatggagggaggtgggcgggggatgggctagatgggggatgggtattaagg from the Prionailurus viverrinus isolate Anna chromosome E2, UM_Priviv_1.0, whole genome shotgun sequence genome contains:
- the NDRG4 gene encoding protein NDRG4 isoform X2; translation: MPECWDGEHDIETPYGLLHVVIRGSPKGNRPAILTYHDVGLNHKLCFNTFFNFEDMQEITKHFVVCHVDAPGQQVGASQFPQGYQFPSMEQLAAMLPSVVQHFGFKYVIGIGVGAGAYVLAKFALIFPDLVEGLVLMNIDPNGKGWIDWAATKLSGLTSTLPDTVLSHLFSQEELVSNTELVQSYRQQIGNVVNQANLQLFWNMYNSRRDLDINRPGTVPNAKTLRCPVMLVVGDNAPAEDGVVECNSKLDPTTTTFLKMADSGGLPQVTQPGKLTEAFKYFLQGMGYMPSASMTRLARSRTASLTSAGSVDGSRPQACTHSESSEGLGQVNHTMEVSC
- the SETD6 gene encoding N-lysine methyltransferase SETD6, with protein sequence MATRAKRRRVAGPVGGDADPDPDPVAGFLSWCRRVGLELSPKVAVSRQGTVAGYGMVARESVQPGELLFAVPRAALLSQHTCSIGGLLEQERGALQSQSGWVPLLLALLHELQAPASPWSPYFAMWPELGRLEHPMFWPEEERRRLLQGTGVPEAVEKDLANIRSEYYSIVLPFMEAHPDLFSPRVRSLELYHQLVALVMAYSFQEPLEEEEDEKEPNSPLMVPAADILNHLANHNANLEYSPNCLRMVATQPIPKGHEIFNTYGQMANWQLIHMYGFVEPYPDNTDDTADIQMVTVREAALLGTKVEAERLLLYERWDFLCKLEMVGEEGAFVIGREEVLTEEELTTTLKVLCMPAEEFREFKDQDGWGDDKREEESLTVTNIPRLKASWRQLLRDSVLLTLQTYATDLKSEQDLLSNKEVYTKLSSREQQALQVRYGQKMILHQLLELTS
- the NDRG4 gene encoding protein NDRG4 isoform X1, whose amino-acid sequence is MKVLGHKIELLTGLLLHDVTMAGLQELRFPEEKPLLRGQDAAELENSDTFLLAVDTDWKEHDIETPYGLLHVVIRGSPKGNRPAILTYHDVGLNHKLCFNTFFNFEDMQEITKHFVVCHVDAPGQQVGASQFPQGYQFPSMEQLAAMLPSVVQHFGFKYVIGIGVGAGAYVLAKFALIFPDLVEGLVLMNIDPNGKGWIDWAATKLSGLTSTLPDTVLSHLFSQEELVSNTELVQSYRQQIGNVVNQANLQLFWNMYNSRRDLDINRPGTVPNAKTLRCPVMLVVGDNAPAEDGVVECNSKLDPTTTTFLKMADSGGLPQVTQPGKLTEAFKYFLQGMGYMPSASMTRLARSRTASLTSAGSVDGSRPQACTHSESSEGLGQVNHTMEVSC
- the NDRG4 gene encoding protein NDRG4 isoform X3; the protein is MAGLQELRFPEEKPLLRGQDAAELENSDTFLLAVDTDWKEHDIETPYGLLHVVIRGSPKGNRPAILTYHDVGLNHKLCFNTFFNFEDMQEITKHFVVCHVDAPGQQVGASQFPQGYQFPSMEQLAAMLPSVVQHFGFKYVIGIGVGAGAYVLAKFALIFPDLVEGLVLMNIDPNGKGWIDWAATKLSGLTSTLPDTVLSHLFSQEELVSNTELVQSYRQQIGNVVNQANLQLFWNMYNSRRDLDINRPGTVPNAKTLRCPVMLVVGDNAPAEDGVVECNSKLDPTTTTFLKMADSGGLPQVTQPGKLTEAFKYFLQGMGYMPSASMTRLARSRTASLTSAGSVDGSRPQACTHSESSEGLGQVNHTMEVSC